The Methylomonas koyamae genome has a segment encoding these proteins:
- a CDS encoding LemA family protein translates to MQKWLSAFFLLLSLQLSGCGYNTFQSQDEQINASWAEVLNQYQRRADLVPNLVNTVKGYAGHEKEVLEAVTASRAKVGAIQASPELVNDEQAFAKFQAAQGELSSALSRLLVVSENYPNLKADANFRDLQAQLEGTENRITVARNRYIAAIKEYNVTVRSFPSNLTAMLFGYKTKPSFSVENEKAISSAPAVDFGK, encoded by the coding sequence ATGCAAAAATGGTTATCGGCTTTTTTTCTGTTGTTGTCGCTGCAGTTGTCGGGTTGCGGTTACAACACCTTTCAGAGCCAGGACGAGCAGATCAATGCCAGTTGGGCGGAGGTATTGAACCAATACCAGCGCCGGGCCGATCTGGTGCCTAATCTGGTCAATACGGTCAAAGGCTATGCCGGCCACGAAAAAGAGGTACTGGAGGCGGTGACGGCGTCCCGCGCCAAAGTCGGCGCGATTCAGGCCAGCCCGGAATTGGTTAACGACGAACAGGCGTTTGCCAAATTTCAGGCGGCGCAGGGCGAATTGAGTTCGGCGCTGTCCAGGTTGTTGGTGGTTTCGGAAAACTATCCGAATTTGAAAGCCGACGCCAATTTCCGCGATTTGCAGGCGCAACTGGAAGGTACCGAAAATCGGATCACCGTGGCCCGTAACCGTTACATCGCCGCAATCAAAGAATACAACGTCACGGTGCGTTCGTTTCCGAGCAATCTGACGGCGATGCTGTTCGGCTACAAAACCAAGCCGTCGTTTAGCGTCGAAAACGAGAAAGCGATTTCCAGCGCGCCGGCCGTCGATTTCGGCAAATAA
- the lolD gene encoding lipoprotein-releasing ABC transporter ATP-binding protein LolD — MNNNVVLQCRQLTKRYEQGDLNVEVLKGVDLTIHAGQRVAIMGASGSGKSTLLHLLGGLDKSSSGTVILDGADLNQIGAAKLSQLRNRSLGFIYQFHHLLGEFTILENVAMPLLIGNQPIKSAQQQAAELLKRVGLGHRMQHKPGELSGGERQRAAVARALINKPKCVLADEPTGNLDSKTAEQIYQLMLELNRELQVSFLVVTHDPDLAARMDHVLYMEDGLIVPDRTHHN, encoded by the coding sequence ATGAATAATAACGTCGTGTTGCAATGCCGGCAGCTTACCAAGCGTTACGAGCAGGGCGATCTGAACGTCGAAGTGTTGAAAGGCGTCGATTTAACCATACACGCCGGCCAGCGCGTCGCCATCATGGGCGCCTCCGGTTCCGGCAAGAGTACCTTGTTGCACCTGTTGGGCGGTTTGGACAAGTCCAGTTCCGGCACGGTGATACTGGACGGCGCGGATTTGAACCAAATCGGTGCCGCCAAATTGAGCCAATTGCGCAACCGCTCGCTCGGCTTCATCTACCAGTTCCATCATCTGCTCGGCGAATTCACCATCCTGGAAAACGTGGCGATGCCGTTATTGATCGGTAACCAGCCGATTAAATCGGCGCAACAACAAGCCGCCGAATTACTGAAACGGGTCGGCTTGGGCCATAGAATGCAACACAAGCCCGGCGAGCTGTCCGGCGGCGAACGCCAGCGCGCCGCGGTGGCGCGGGCTTTGATCAACAAACCCAAATGCGTTCTGGCCGACGAACCGACCGGCAATCTGGACAGCAAAACCGCCGAACAGATTTACCAACTGATGCTGGAATTGAATCGGGAATTGCAGGTCAGTTTCCTGGTGGTCACCCACGACCCCGATCTGGCGGCGCGGATGGATCATGTGTTGTATATGGAAGATGGCTTGATTGTGCCGGATAGAACCCATCACAATTAA
- a CDS encoding lipoprotein-releasing ABC transporter permease subunit gives MFKPLILYIGLRYTRAKKRTQFISFITLTSVLGIALGVTALITVLSVMNGFEAELRERILGMTAHSTVTGRYGQLDDWRALEQRTREMPHVLGAAPFIHGQVMINADRQVSGTLLQGILPEQEAKVSEVADKMMFGSLNDLVPGEFGIVLGAELASYLGVMIGDKVTIITPQINSTPAGILPRMKRFTVVGVFKVGMYEYDRNMALMHLDDAGKLFRLEQAVSGLRLKLDDLFNAPMITQSLADALGDEYRVSDWTKAHSNFFRAVQTEKRAMFIILLLIVAVAAFNIVSTLVMVVTDKRGDIAILKTQGLSNVSVMGIFIVLGCIIGSIGTLFGTVGGVLLALNVETIVPAIEKTFGVQFMSADVYYISEVPSKLIWNDVYWIAGVAFLLSLLATLYPAWQAARVNPAEVLRYE, from the coding sequence ATGTTCAAACCTCTCATCCTGTATATCGGGTTACGCTATACCCGTGCCAAAAAGCGCACCCAATTCATTTCTTTTATCACGCTAACTTCGGTGCTGGGGATTGCCTTGGGCGTTACCGCCTTGATCACCGTGCTGTCGGTCATGAACGGTTTCGAAGCCGAATTGCGCGAGCGGATTCTGGGCATGACGGCGCACAGTACCGTGACGGGCCGCTACGGCCAGTTAGACGATTGGCGGGCCTTGGAACAACGCACTCGCGAAATGCCGCACGTGCTGGGTGCGGCGCCCTTCATACACGGCCAGGTCATGATTAACGCCGACCGCCAAGTCAGCGGTACCTTGTTGCAAGGCATCCTGCCGGAGCAGGAAGCGAAAGTCTCTGAAGTTGCCGACAAAATGATGTTCGGCAGCCTTAACGATCTGGTGCCGGGCGAGTTCGGCATTGTGCTGGGTGCCGAGCTGGCCAGTTATCTGGGCGTAATGATCGGCGACAAGGTCACCATCATTACGCCGCAAATCAACTCCACGCCGGCCGGGATTTTGCCGCGCATGAAGCGTTTTACCGTAGTCGGCGTATTCAAAGTCGGCATGTACGAATACGACCGCAACATGGCACTGATGCACTTGGACGACGCCGGCAAACTGTTCCGTTTGGAGCAAGCGGTATCCGGCCTGCGGCTCAAATTGGACGATTTGTTCAACGCACCGATGATTACGCAAAGCCTGGCCGACGCCTTGGGCGACGAGTACCGTGTCAGCGATTGGACCAAGGCCCACAGCAATTTCTTCCGAGCGGTACAAACCGAGAAGCGGGCTATGTTCATTATTTTGTTGCTGATCGTCGCAGTGGCGGCATTCAACATCGTCTCTACGCTGGTCATGGTGGTCACCGACAAACGCGGCGATATCGCTATTCTGAAAACTCAGGGACTATCTAACGTTTCGGTGATGGGCATTTTCATTGTCTTGGGTTGCATCATCGGCAGCATCGGCACCTTGTTCGGCACCGTCGGCGGCGTGTTATTGGCTCTGAATGTAGAAACCATCGTCCCGGCCATTGAAAAAACCTTCGGCGTGCAATTCATGTCGGCCGACGTGTATTACATCAGCGAGGTCCCTTCCAAATTGATCTGGAACGACGTGTACTGGATTGCCGGGGTCGCCTTCCTGTTGTCGTTGTTGGCAACTTTGTATCCGGCCTGGCAGGCGGCACGGGTCAATCCGGCCGAGGTGTTGCGCTATGAATAA
- the fur gene encoding ferric iron uptake transcriptional regulator, with product METQDLRNAGLKVTLPRVKILEILEKQQDDRHLSAEKVYKILLAEGEEIGLATVYRVLTQFEAAGLVNRHHFEGGNSIFELNSGGHHDHVVCMKCGRVDEFTDEVIEKRQSEIANRLGYTLTDHSLYLYGYCAACKSS from the coding sequence ATGGAAACTCAGGATTTGCGTAACGCTGGCTTAAAAGTCACTCTGCCCAGGGTCAAAATCTTGGAGATTCTGGAAAAACAACAGGACGACAGGCATCTGTCCGCAGAGAAAGTCTACAAGATTCTGTTGGCCGAAGGCGAAGAAATCGGTCTGGCGACCGTTTACCGGGTGTTGACCCAATTCGAAGCCGCCGGTCTGGTCAATCGCCACCACTTCGAGGGCGGTAACTCGATTTTCGAACTGAACAGCGGCGGCCATCACGACCATGTCGTGTGCATGAAGTGCGGCAGGGTCGACGAATTCACCGACGAAGTAATCGAAAAGCGCCAATCGGAGATCGCCAACCGGCTGGGTTATACCTTGACCGACCACAGCTTATATCTATACGGCTACTGCGCCGCCTGCAAAAGCTCCTAA
- a CDS encoding outer membrane protein assembly factor BamE has translation MKKSSLLLAAATGLGLCACSTVLNNLPGVYTLDIEQGNIIDQSMVNQLRPNMTKRQVLYIMGSPMLTDAFHEKRWDYLYAEQPGGDNRMQKRISLFFEGDNLIGVQGDFRPSSLPVVKESTETSVDVPKRDLDRSMWEKITGLFGDEPDPMARRTVKDTKDGSRSAEKGKELVEEGGEQQ, from the coding sequence ATGAAAAAATCGTCTCTTCTGCTCGCGGCTGCCACCGGATTGGGCTTATGCGCCTGCAGCACCGTGCTGAATAATCTGCCGGGCGTTTACACGCTGGACATCGAACAAGGCAACATCATCGACCAAAGCATGGTGAACCAGCTCAGGCCGAACATGACCAAACGCCAGGTGCTGTACATCATGGGATCGCCGATGCTGACCGACGCTTTTCATGAGAAACGCTGGGATTACCTGTATGCGGAACAGCCCGGCGGCGACAACCGCATGCAAAAACGCATTTCTTTGTTCTTCGAAGGCGACAACCTGATTGGCGTGCAAGGCGATTTCCGGCCCAGTTCGCTACCGGTGGTCAAGGAATCCACCGAAACCAGCGTCGACGTGCCGAAACGCGATCTGGACCGTTCGATGTGGGAAAAAATTACCGGCCTGTTCGGTGACGAACCCGATCCAATGGCGCGGAGAACGGTAAAAGACACCAAAGATGGCAGCCGGTCGGCGGAGAAAGGTAAGGAATTAGTCGAAGAAGGCGGCGAACAGCAGTAA